A region from the Treponema pallidum subsp. pallidum str. Nichols genome encodes:
- a CDS encoding DUF3798 domain-containing protein, whose product MKSQFLLKVWVVCVGALLCRCGGARAPQNTGGTKAVEDYHIGVMTGPGSHSSHDVVAAKRACAMYGAVGDGHRGCILHVTYPEDFVNRQDETVSRLLAFADDPLMGAIVVSEGIHGTAEAFNKIRAKRSDIMLFVGDPHEYPELIQKSADIVVSDDYAFGGYAIPWAAKKMGARTLVHVSFPRHLSKAELRTRRQVMEAVCADIGIEFASEEAPDPAGESGVEGARAFIGTHTKQWIGKYGKNTMFFCTNDTHRVSLMRELVSKDGMLLGANVFDCAEALGVEYADDEDVSGILERVESAVEEKRLVGRFGVNVSSHIFVSTLGLTEYARRILQNELREKDMRVALSDAFSLFSKGTRWRVAPYTDLLTGKEVSNHVSVFSDIHILGKFSLPVTDQEFPEKYRSIRFGRQ is encoded by the coding sequence ATGAAAAGTCAGTTTCTATTGAAGGTATGGGTGGTATGTGTCGGTGCACTGTTGTGTCGCTGTGGGGGCGCGCGTGCTCCACAAAATACCGGGGGCACGAAAGCGGTGGAGGATTATCACATCGGGGTTATGACCGGTCCGGGTAGTCACTCTAGCCATGATGTAGTTGCGGCAAAAAGAGCATGCGCCATGTACGGTGCGGTAGGTGACGGTCACCGAGGATGTATCTTGCATGTCACGTATCCTGAAGATTTTGTAAATCGGCAAGATGAAACGGTGTCCCGGCTCCTTGCATTTGCTGATGATCCTCTCATGGGTGCTATTGTTGTCAGCGAAGGAATTCATGGAACTGCAGAGGCTTTTAACAAAATTAGGGCGAAGCGTTCCGACATCATGCTCTTTGTAGGGGATCCGCATGAGTATCCTGAGCTTATCCAAAAATCTGCTGATATCGTGGTTAGTGATGATTATGCATTTGGTGGGTATGCTATTCCCTGGGCTGCAAAGAAAATGGGCGCGCGTACGTTGGTGCACGTTTCTTTTCCTCGTCACCTTTCAAAGGCTGAGCTTAGGACGAGGCGTCAGGTAATGGAGGCAGTGTGTGCAGATATCGGTATAGAGTTTGCGTCTGAGGAGGCTCCAGATCCCGCAGGGGAGTCAGGTGTTGAAGGGGCGCGTGCGTTTATCGGCACACACACGAAGCAATGGATCGGTAAGTATGGGAAGAACACTATGTTCTTTTGCACTAATGATACGCACCGTGTTTCCCTGATGAGAGAACTGGTAAGCAAAGATGGCATGCTTCTGGGGGCGAATGTGTTTGACTGTGCTGAAGCACTCGGGGTGGAGTATGCTGACGATGAGGATGTGTCGGGGATCCTGGAGCGCGTCGAGTCGGCGGTAGAAGAGAAGAGGTTGGTAGGTCGTTTCGGGGTGAATGTAAGTTCGCATATTTTTGTCAGCACACTTGGGTTAACTGAATATGCGCGCAGGATATTGCAAAATGAACTCCGAGAAAAGGATATGCGTGTAGCTCTCTCTGATGCCTTTAGTTTGTTTTCCAAAGGAACACGATGGAGGGTTGCGCCGTACACGGATCTTCTCACAGGGAAGGAAGTATCCAACCATGTGTCAGTGTTCTCTGACATACATATTTTGGGTAAGTTTTCTTTACCGGTAACAGACCAGGAATTTCCGGAAAAGTATCGGAGTATTCGTTTCGGTCGTCAGTGA
- the pheT gene encoding phenylalanine--tRNA ligase subunit beta, whose product MPKISIHEALFFELLGERCDDDTLERRLRSAKAELECSSFSVREDKEGGSLSPGGEVCDPVQRTRGQASCVREGAFDARLLKIELNDTNRPDLWSTAGLARLLRVHAGGASRAAQYRAFLSDRCTVRDSYGRCVVVDARLQTIRPFIAGFVARGTGLSEVRLWDLIQTQERLASNFGRRRCTLSLGCYRAQDICWPLAYRAVLLAEVSFTPLGMSMPLSGEQILTQHPKGREYGHLLKDYSFVPLLVDARGEVLSLIPITNSASLGAVVTGDTELFIECSGTDMCAVLVAVNSLACDLSDMGMQIEPVQITYSFDTPWGRSVTTPFYFQEKREVAHEQIDRLLGMPLPVADITEAFARMDCAVQVKQGTYVVEPAAYRNDFLHAVDLIEEVMLGRTLDRFSPQVPCSFTVGRLSDLTLLTRKIKHLLVGFGYQEMIFHYLGSAREFCTRMRCTADDLIEIENPLTESYRFVRRSIIPCLLSAELKSAHALYPHRIFEIGKVAFCSPHGEHGTCTQQSLGFLNASQEASYNEVASLVSGLLYCLKLPYQVEEAQDPRFVLGRQASICVHGSRVGIFGEIHPQVLSNWDIRMPCFAGELDVGALLP is encoded by the coding sequence ATGCCGAAAATTAGCATTCATGAGGCGTTGTTTTTTGAGCTGCTCGGTGAACGGTGCGACGATGATACGTTGGAGCGACGTTTGCGAAGTGCTAAGGCTGAATTGGAGTGCAGCTCTTTTTCCGTGAGGGAAGATAAAGAGGGAGGGAGCCTTTCGCCAGGAGGGGAGGTGTGCGATCCTGTGCAGAGGACGAGGGGTCAGGCCAGCTGTGTACGTGAGGGTGCGTTTGATGCGCGTCTTTTAAAAATCGAACTTAACGACACAAATCGTCCGGATTTGTGGTCTACAGCAGGGCTTGCGCGCCTCTTGCGTGTTCACGCAGGGGGGGCTTCGCGCGCAGCGCAGTATCGTGCATTTCTTTCAGATCGCTGTACGGTGCGCGACTCGTATGGGCGATGCGTAGTAGTGGATGCGCGTTTGCAAACTATACGCCCTTTTATTGCTGGCTTTGTGGCTCGGGGTACTGGACTGAGCGAAGTAAGACTGTGGGATCTAATACAAACACAGGAAAGACTCGCCAGTAATTTTGGACGTAGGAGGTGTACCCTTTCGCTGGGGTGTTACCGTGCACAGGATATATGTTGGCCACTCGCATACCGCGCTGTCCTACTCGCAGAGGTAAGTTTCACGCCTCTCGGTATGTCCATGCCGCTGTCTGGTGAGCAGATTCTGACGCAACATCCGAAAGGGCGTGAATATGGTCATCTCCTCAAGGATTATTCTTTCGTTCCCTTATTAGTCGATGCTCGTGGTGAGGTGCTTTCGCTTATTCCGATCACTAATAGCGCGTCGCTGGGTGCAGTAGTGACCGGGGATACAGAACTATTTATCGAGTGTAGTGGTACGGATATGTGCGCAGTGCTAGTAGCGGTGAATAGCCTTGCGTGTGATCTTTCTGATATGGGTATGCAGATTGAACCTGTGCAAATTACCTATAGTTTTGACACCCCATGGGGGAGGTCTGTTACTACCCCCTTTTATTTTCAAGAAAAAAGGGAGGTTGCGCACGAGCAGATAGATCGTCTTTTGGGGATGCCCTTGCCTGTTGCAGATATAACCGAAGCCTTTGCAAGGATGGACTGTGCCGTGCAAGTTAAGCAGGGAACCTATGTCGTCGAGCCTGCAGCGTACCGTAATGATTTTCTCCATGCGGTAGATCTGATTGAAGAAGTGATGCTGGGTAGAACGCTTGACCGTTTTTCTCCGCAGGTTCCATGTTCTTTTACAGTGGGCAGACTGAGTGATCTGACCCTTTTGACGCGCAAAATTAAGCACCTTCTAGTTGGATTTGGTTATCAGGAGATGATTTTTCATTATCTTGGCTCTGCCAGGGAGTTTTGCACGCGTATGCGATGCACGGCAGATGATTTAATCGAGATAGAAAATCCTCTTACTGAAAGCTACCGATTCGTGCGCAGGTCTATCATTCCGTGTCTTCTGTCAGCTGAGCTAAAGTCAGCACATGCGTTGTATCCACATCGTATTTTCGAAATTGGAAAGGTTGCCTTTTGCTCCCCTCATGGTGAACACGGTACATGCACGCAACAATCACTTGGATTCCTCAATGCCTCGCAGGAGGCAAGTTACAATGAGGTGGCGAGCCTAGTTTCAGGACTTTTGTATTGTTTGAAACTTCCGTATCAGGTAGAGGAAGCGCAGGATCCGCGGTTTGTCTTAGGCAGACAAGCGAGTATCTGCGTGCATGGTTCTCGTGTGGGTATATTTGGGGAGATACATCCGCAGGTGCTGAGTAATTGGGATATCCGCATGCCGTGCTTTGCTGGGGAACTTGATGTTGGGGCCCTATTGCCGTAG
- a CDS encoding Lon protease family protein, translated as MLGNLMLGPYCRSSLWRELSWQEVTGIVAPDTIAYLKARAQDHPFLLAHERACAAIRLGMRMYGDGYNICVIGASGTGKRTTLQYLLKDFVPRPEQMWDIAYAYNFVHPHEPQVLQFPAGEGMPFATALRRSVNAILNTAQDIVKSDAFLRERRTLLADIETRECAELSRIEAELYTRGFRVRWHRKRGTYSFDLVPLLKGKDSSFEALHDLASRAKLSRCVVHELHARYRLSCDEVSSLLHTLRTARRAARRRLAQYYRARLRLIILEQMACIKKRVACYAPVFSPPPVSCAAEQTEREKTSSSRLIEVPHEFEEMRARIISYIERIQTDVQVRVQCLMSMRISALVKKRFFDRYTLNFVCVHTEHAGYVFTEHQPNLANLCGSIESKGNEGDTLENGHLRIRAGALHRAHAGVLIVQLEDLLAEEEAWTHLKRALRTKQVLLPAGSSQSQGMLRPEGVPLTCKLVLVGEPCSFERLSQEDSSFRELFKVCAEFDTSMPNSDKNQVALIAYLDRVVARYGTFSLDSSAYARLLAYAEELAESHTRLSTSFVQIADLVLESHAVAVDMHPDVSVITAHVVQEALNRRQYVCSRARERFQRMIACGELLVEVQGYRIGRINALAIEEHCGHSFGIVISLTAQASAGKEGVMNIEREAGLSGEIYDKAHLIITSLLREKCLSAFADAAFDPAVDDLGKGQDSFPLCLSAALCFEQSYHGIDGDSASAAEFLVLLSAIGRFPLRQDRAITGSVNQLGQVQAIGGVSEKISGFYDVCALNGLTGMQGVLIPKSSCAQLFLPERVQDAVRAGTFHVWAVCTIDDALELMVPDDLKEQGSAQLYQCVRARLRDFYVTVKGHCE; from the coding sequence TTGCTGGGGAACTTGATGTTGGGGCCCTATTGCCGTAGCTCGCTCTGGCGAGAGCTTTCCTGGCAAGAAGTTACGGGTATCGTTGCTCCTGACACTATTGCGTATCTGAAAGCCCGTGCGCAGGATCACCCCTTTTTGCTAGCGCATGAACGTGCCTGCGCTGCGATACGTCTTGGGATGAGAATGTACGGTGACGGCTACAATATCTGTGTGATTGGCGCGTCAGGCACCGGGAAGCGCACTACGCTCCAATATCTATTAAAAGATTTTGTACCTCGTCCCGAGCAAATGTGGGATATAGCGTATGCATACAATTTTGTGCATCCGCACGAACCGCAGGTGCTGCAGTTTCCGGCGGGAGAAGGGATGCCTTTTGCTACGGCGTTGAGGAGATCGGTTAACGCTATTCTCAATACAGCACAGGATATTGTGAAAAGTGATGCCTTCTTACGTGAGCGGCGCACATTGCTGGCTGATATTGAAACACGTGAGTGTGCTGAGCTTTCACGTATTGAAGCGGAGTTGTATACGCGTGGGTTTCGTGTGAGATGGCATAGGAAACGTGGTACGTACTCCTTTGATTTAGTTCCCCTATTAAAGGGAAAAGACAGTAGCTTTGAAGCGCTGCACGATTTAGCTTCCCGCGCGAAGCTTTCTAGATGTGTAGTACACGAACTCCATGCGCGATATCGTCTTTCCTGTGATGAGGTTTCTTCGCTGCTCCATACGTTGCGCACTGCGCGGCGGGCCGCGCGTAGGCGTCTTGCGCAGTACTACCGTGCGCGTTTGCGGTTAATTATCCTCGAGCAGATGGCCTGTATTAAAAAACGCGTGGCGTGTTATGCACCGGTTTTTTCCCCTCCACCTGTTTCGTGTGCGGCGGAACAGACGGAAAGGGAGAAGACTTCCTCTTCTCGCCTCATTGAGGTGCCGCATGAATTTGAAGAAATGCGTGCGCGCATCATATCGTACATAGAGCGGATACAAACCGATGTGCAGGTGCGGGTACAGTGTTTAATGTCAATGCGTATTTCTGCACTAGTAAAAAAGCGGTTTTTCGATCGCTATACCTTAAATTTCGTGTGTGTGCACACAGAACATGCGGGGTATGTGTTTACGGAGCATCAGCCGAATTTGGCGAATTTATGTGGATCGATTGAAAGCAAGGGGAATGAAGGGGATACGCTGGAGAATGGGCATTTACGCATTCGTGCAGGTGCGCTGCATCGAGCGCATGCAGGTGTACTCATCGTGCAGCTCGAAGATCTACTGGCGGAGGAAGAAGCATGGACACATTTGAAGCGTGCGCTGCGTACCAAGCAGGTGTTACTCCCAGCGGGTAGTTCCCAGTCCCAAGGTATGTTGCGGCCTGAAGGAGTTCCGCTCACATGCAAGCTTGTTTTGGTTGGCGAGCCATGCTCTTTCGAACGTCTATCTCAGGAAGATTCCTCGTTCCGAGAACTATTTAAGGTGTGTGCAGAATTTGATACGAGCATGCCGAATTCTGATAAGAATCAAGTTGCTTTGATAGCCTACCTTGATAGAGTTGTGGCGCGTTATGGCACCTTCTCACTTGATTCCTCAGCGTACGCGCGATTGTTAGCATATGCGGAAGAACTGGCAGAGAGTCATACACGGCTCAGTACTTCTTTTGTACAAATTGCAGATTTAGTATTGGAGTCTCATGCAGTGGCCGTGGATATGCATCCAGATGTGTCGGTGATTACTGCGCATGTGGTGCAGGAAGCGCTGAATCGCAGGCAGTACGTGTGTTCCCGCGCGCGGGAGCGTTTTCAGCGCATGATAGCCTGTGGAGAGTTATTGGTAGAGGTACAGGGATATCGAATAGGGAGAATTAACGCGCTGGCAATCGAAGAACATTGCGGCCATAGCTTTGGCATAGTAATTTCGTTAACGGCACAGGCATCCGCGGGTAAGGAAGGAGTGATGAATATTGAGCGGGAGGCAGGTCTTTCGGGGGAAATTTATGATAAGGCGCATTTAATCATCACTTCGCTATTGCGTGAGAAGTGCTTGTCTGCTTTTGCAGATGCTGCATTTGATCCAGCTGTGGATGACCTTGGAAAGGGGCAGGATAGTTTTCCACTGTGTCTTTCTGCAGCGCTTTGTTTTGAACAGTCGTATCACGGGATTGATGGGGATTCGGCGTCTGCTGCAGAATTTTTAGTATTGCTTTCTGCGATTGGCCGGTTTCCTCTTCGGCAGGACCGCGCAATAACAGGAAGTGTGAACCAGTTGGGACAAGTGCAAGCTATTGGAGGAGTGAGCGAGAAGATCAGTGGCTTTTATGACGTCTGTGCTCTGAACGGACTGACGGGAATGCAGGGAGTTTTGATCCCAAAGAGTAGTTGTGCACAATTGTTTTTGCCTGAACGTGTGCAGGATGCGGTGCGTGCTGGTACGTTTCACGTGTGGGCGGTATGCACAATTGATGATGCGCTGGAATTGATGGTGCCGGACGATTTGAAAGAGCAGGGAAGTGCTCAGCTCTACCAGTGTGTGCGTGCGCGTTTGCGGGATTTTTATGTCACAGTGAAAGGACACTGCGAGTAG
- a CDS encoding tetratricopeptide repeat protein — MVARSIRVELESALDLLKQGDLRQAHQDLQDLLQKELDNRDVLYALTGIRFWEDRMQRVHTISGGLSQGEYLVGQWGAFVAYMQKRGGVVEPVMYALRCCVFTYALRFYGSLITGDAREHPAEVYRKTGLCYKALGNYDAARECLEFAVSLEPDSSAILAELADAYALAGDERWSKLYFREALFKGASKLELNLLESDLIFSLIERVKSYGFSGVELLEWLPVYGTLEGVLTAKRELRAVEIGKLKQAIYSLENDLRNEKVSAERRLLRPRLINHFFWLVDHYVNVQEDKRNIDEVLLKIKLLDEAVYHRYVRIA, encoded by the coding sequence ATGGTTGCACGATCGATTCGTGTAGAGCTTGAGTCAGCACTGGATTTACTGAAGCAGGGGGATCTGCGCCAGGCACACCAGGATTTGCAGGATTTGCTTCAAAAAGAGCTAGACAATCGGGATGTTTTGTACGCGCTTACCGGTATTCGCTTTTGGGAGGATCGGATGCAGCGTGTACATACTATCTCTGGCGGTCTTAGTCAGGGTGAGTATCTTGTTGGACAATGGGGTGCGTTCGTTGCATATATGCAAAAACGTGGTGGCGTTGTCGAACCTGTTATGTATGCATTGCGCTGTTGTGTGTTCACTTACGCATTGCGGTTTTATGGGAGTCTTATCACCGGTGATGCGCGCGAGCATCCCGCGGAAGTCTATCGTAAGACTGGGCTGTGCTATAAAGCATTGGGCAATTACGATGCTGCGCGTGAATGCCTTGAGTTTGCAGTCTCTTTGGAGCCAGACTCTTCTGCAATTCTTGCTGAACTTGCTGATGCATACGCTCTTGCGGGAGATGAGCGCTGGTCGAAGTTGTATTTTCGCGAGGCCTTGTTCAAGGGTGCTTCAAAGCTCGAGCTCAATTTACTTGAGTCTGATCTTATTTTCAGTCTCATTGAACGGGTGAAGTCGTATGGGTTTTCTGGCGTGGAGTTGTTAGAGTGGTTGCCGGTGTACGGCACCCTCGAAGGAGTCCTTACCGCAAAGCGTGAGCTGCGTGCAGTAGAGATTGGAAAGCTGAAACAGGCGATTTATTCCCTCGAAAACGATTTAAGGAATGAGAAAGTTTCGGCTGAAAGGCGGCTCCTGCGTCCTCGTCTCATCAATCATTTTTTCTGGCTCGTTGATCACTATGTGAATGTGCAAGAAGACAAGAGGAACATCGACGAAGTGTTACTCAAAATTAAATTGCTTGATGAAGCGGTTTATCATCGCTATGTGAGGATAGCGTGA
- the greA gene encoding transcription elongation factor GreA has translation MSEHIEHDVREMLNEEKWTRATLTAYSAEKFKELDRIIAEAKRQSILDVLKGICDEHLAHSKNSIIALYISGIISLSKQLLDDSCLVTLLTIFGDNHKNQIVEHLCTRVLEYGESKLALRALGECYKTSGNEQLYDVWERLVRIDYEEAEITRVLADKYEQEGNKEKATEFYKKALYRFIARRQNAAIKEVWTKLVALIPDDVEFFYREQKKISEKLGEGRGSVLMQDVYVYYKENEDWTTCINILKHILEHDEKDVWARKEIIENFRCKYRGHSQLEEYLKISNISQSWRNVFEAINDFEKHISFDEGSFVFHRTWGVGRIAKVCNDELLIDFAKRRAHTMLLKMAISALQTLGKEHIWVLKSVLKRQDLAAKIRQDPEWALKVIITSFDNNCNLKKVKQELVPSLLSVGEWTSWSTKARKILKESTGFAANPSNIDFYTVRSCPVSLEEKLAVEFKAQKNFFARIDILNTFMDKADTDSDAFREMFDYFNTFLRAFSVVDGNVIAAYLVVTRVSTVLPHLNACRPHGFADLYAHIADPRLVYTEIKDKGLKWEFVNSVKNFVSNWSDEYVKLFPEVLSLEILRALMEEGYKEKALRVVEACFEYYADNRAAVIWLFKTVRDEPWFQELRITAEQRIIVLIHIVDITYREIANRRNTTENRKLNKQALSVLFGNDHLLEHFMLSHDVGTTTRLYTLISDIQGLDPKLKVHLRNKIIEKYKDFKFFDTEERVVSGRGLVVTAKMLNAKKKELQDLLDVRIPENSREIGRALELGDLRENAEYKAAREEQTRLNNMVTRLQEEIERAQVFDPTTVVAGRVSFGTVISLKNHTSGEDETYTILGPWESAPERGIISYMSPLGSNLLNRKTGEQLAFTVGEHEKVYEILSISAAEI, from the coding sequence ATGTCAGAACACATAGAACACGACGTTCGGGAAATGCTCAATGAAGAAAAATGGACACGCGCGACGCTTACCGCGTATTCTGCGGAAAAGTTTAAGGAACTTGACAGAATCATTGCGGAGGCGAAAAGACAATCTATCCTTGATGTACTGAAAGGTATCTGTGACGAACATCTGGCGCACTCGAAGAACAGTATAATCGCGTTATACATTTCTGGGATTATTTCGCTTTCTAAGCAGTTGTTAGATGATTCGTGTTTAGTGACGCTGCTGACTATCTTTGGTGATAATCACAAGAATCAAATAGTTGAGCACCTCTGTACCCGTGTGCTTGAGTACGGTGAATCAAAGCTTGCGTTGCGTGCGTTAGGAGAATGTTACAAAACCTCTGGAAACGAACAGCTCTATGATGTTTGGGAACGGTTAGTTAGGATCGATTACGAAGAGGCGGAAATCACTCGTGTGCTGGCGGATAAATACGAGCAGGAAGGGAATAAAGAGAAAGCTACGGAGTTTTACAAAAAAGCGCTGTATCGTTTTATCGCGCGGAGGCAGAACGCGGCCATAAAGGAGGTTTGGACTAAGCTTGTTGCACTGATTCCAGACGATGTCGAGTTTTTTTATCGTGAGCAGAAGAAAATTTCAGAGAAACTGGGAGAAGGGCGCGGGAGCGTGCTCATGCAAGATGTATATGTCTATTACAAAGAAAATGAGGATTGGACAACGTGCATCAATATACTCAAGCATATTCTTGAACATGATGAGAAGGATGTTTGGGCGCGTAAGGAAATCATAGAGAATTTTCGGTGTAAGTATCGCGGACATAGCCAGCTTGAGGAGTACCTAAAGATATCGAACATTAGCCAATCTTGGCGCAATGTCTTTGAAGCCATTAATGATTTTGAAAAGCATATTTCCTTTGACGAGGGTAGTTTTGTTTTTCATCGAACGTGGGGGGTAGGTCGGATTGCGAAGGTGTGTAACGATGAGTTACTGATCGATTTTGCGAAAAGGCGTGCGCATACCATGCTTTTGAAGATGGCTATTAGCGCGTTGCAAACCCTTGGCAAAGAGCATATCTGGGTGCTTAAGTCGGTACTGAAGCGGCAGGATCTTGCTGCGAAAATAAGGCAGGATCCTGAATGGGCACTGAAGGTGATCATCACAAGTTTCGACAATAACTGTAACCTCAAAAAGGTTAAGCAGGAATTAGTTCCTTCTTTGCTTTCTGTGGGGGAGTGGACGAGTTGGAGTACGAAAGCACGGAAGATTTTGAAAGAAAGTACTGGATTTGCTGCGAATCCCAGCAATATCGATTTTTATACGGTGCGGAGCTGTCCTGTTTCCCTAGAAGAAAAACTTGCTGTGGAATTTAAGGCACAAAAAAATTTCTTCGCGCGCATCGACATCCTCAATACCTTTATGGACAAGGCAGATACAGATTCTGACGCTTTCAGAGAAATGTTCGACTACTTTAACACATTTTTGCGTGCGTTTAGTGTCGTGGACGGCAATGTAATTGCGGCTTACTTGGTGGTAACGCGTGTTTCCACGGTGCTGCCTCACCTAAATGCGTGTAGACCCCATGGTTTTGCGGATTTGTACGCGCATATTGCGGATCCTCGATTGGTGTACACAGAGATAAAGGATAAGGGCCTCAAGTGGGAATTCGTGAATAGTGTGAAAAACTTTGTGAGCAATTGGAGCGATGAGTATGTCAAGCTGTTCCCCGAGGTGCTCTCTCTAGAGATTCTTCGCGCGCTTATGGAAGAGGGATATAAGGAAAAGGCACTGAGGGTGGTCGAGGCTTGCTTTGAATACTATGCGGATAATCGTGCGGCGGTTATTTGGTTATTCAAGACGGTAAGGGATGAGCCTTGGTTCCAGGAGCTGCGCATTACCGCAGAACAGCGGATTATCGTCCTCATCCACATTGTGGACATTACTTATCGGGAAATCGCTAACCGGCGGAACACCACTGAGAACCGAAAACTTAACAAGCAGGCTCTTTCGGTACTCTTTGGGAATGATCATTTGCTAGAACACTTCATGCTTTCGCACGATGTGGGAACTACTACCCGTCTTTACACGTTAATAAGTGATATCCAGGGGCTTGATCCAAAGTTAAAGGTCCATTTGCGCAATAAAATTATTGAGAAGTACAAGGATTTTAAGTTTTTTGATACTGAGGAACGTGTGGTTTCCGGACGTGGACTAGTGGTAACTGCAAAGATGCTCAATGCAAAAAAGAAAGAATTGCAGGATTTGCTTGATGTTCGTATTCCGGAAAATTCTCGAGAGATTGGTAGGGCCTTAGAACTCGGTGATTTGCGTGAGAACGCAGAGTATAAGGCTGCGCGAGAAGAACAAACAAGGTTGAACAATATGGTGACTCGGCTACAAGAGGAGATTGAGCGGGCACAGGTATTCGATCCTACCACTGTTGTAGCTGGCAGAGTTTCGTTTGGTACGGTAATTAGCTTAAAAAATCACACAAGTGGAGAAGATGAGACATACACTATTCTTGGTCCGTGGGAGTCGGCTCCAGAACGTGGTATTATTTCGTACATGTCTCCGTTAGGTAGCAATCTGCTCAATCGTAAGACAGGGGAACAACTTGCCTTTACGGTGGGAGAACATGAAAAGGTGTATGAGATCTTAAGCATCTCTGCTGCAGAGATCTAG